Below is a window of Synechococcus sp. MW101C3 DNA.
AGTGTGGATTCGCCGATGCCCCAGAAACGCAGCAGCCGGCTCTGGAAACAGGCCCCCGCCAACCCCTGCTCCCGCAGCCAGGGCACGGCGCTCTGCTGCCACATCGGCCTCAGTTCGCTCGGCACCCCCGGGAAGGTGAGCACGGTGAAACCCGGCTGGATGTGGCCGTCTGGCAGGGAGGTGGCCGGCGGACTCCAGAGCATCCCCGGCGCGGTACCGGTGGGGTTCGGCACCACGCGGGCGCCCTCGGGCAGCAGCGCCTGGCGGCGGTTGCTGGCGGCCAGCGGCCGACCCCGGCCGGCCAGCTTGGCCTGGATGTCTTCCCACACCTGCGGCACCTCCACCAGCGGCGTGCCGAAAGCGGCGGCGATCGCCTCCGTGGTGAGGTCGTCGGGGGTGGGGCCGAGGCCACCGGTGCAGATCAGCAGACGGCTGCGGGCCGCGGCCTCCCTCACCACCTCGATCAGCCGCTCGCGGTTGTCCCCCACCACGGTCTGGCGGAAATGCGGAAGGCCGAGGGCAGCGAACTCTTCGGCCAGCCAGCGGGCATTGCTGTTGAGGATGTTGCCGAGCAGCAGCTCGGTGCCGATGCAGAGCACCTCGGCCGCGGCCCTGTCACCGTCGCCCATCTGCGCACCGCCCACTGGCTGAGAGCTCATCGGTTCAGCATCATCCCGGCCAACCCAGGCTGGCGGCGCCGGCGCTCAGCTGGGTCGGTTGCCGCCGCCGTCGCAGGGGGGAGCGGGCAGCTGGGCCGCGAGGTGGCTGCGCGACCCCATCACGGCGCCGATCAGGATGGCGGTGGCGATCGCCAGCCAGAGGAAGCGCATCTCCACGTTGGCGGCTACCAGCGCCAGGGTGGCCAGCCATTGGGTGAAGGCATAGATCAGCAGCACCGTGCGGCGATGGCTGAAGCCGGCCCGCAGCAAGCGGTGGTGCAGGTGGCGCCGGTCGGGATAGAAGGGGGAATGGCCCTCGCTGAGCCGGCCCATGATCACCGCCGACATGTCCGCCAGGGGCAGCGACAGGATCAGCAGCGGAAACAGCAGGCTCACGGTGGTGAGCCCCTTGGCCGGCCCCACGATGCTGATCGCCGCCAGAGCGAAGCCGAGGAAGTAGGAGCCGCCATCGCCCATGAAGATGCGGGCGGGGTTGAAGTTGTGGCGCAGAAAACCGAAGCAGGCCCCCGCCAGCGCGGCGGCCAGCAGCCCGGCGGCGCTCTGCTGCAGGCTGAAACTCACCGACAACAGACCGATCGCGGCAATGCCGCCCACGCCCGCGGCCAGCCCGTCGAGGCCGTCGATCCAGTTGATCGCATTGGTGATGCCCACCAGCCAGATCAGCGTGGCCAGCAGGCTCAGCGCATCGGGAAGCACGAGGCTCGCCGGCGGCTGGCCGAACAGGCCGAACGGCAGATCGATCGCGCCGATGCGCACGCCCTGGCTCCAGACCACCATGGCCACGGCCACCTGACCCGCAAGCCGGGGCAGGGGCGGCAGGGCGAACAGGTCGTCCGCCAGGCCGATCACGAAGAAACAGAGCGAGCCCGCCAGCGTCGTCCAGATCAGCTGGTCTTTCGCGGGCGAGAGGGTGCCGAAGCCCCCCAGCGCCCAGATGCAGGTGAGCGCCAGCGAGAACCCGAGCACCATGCCCACCCCGCCCAGCCGCACCATCGGGATGCTGTGCTGCTTGCGTGAATCGGGCGGGTCGAACAGACCTAACCGCAACCCGAGCCGCCGCACCAGCGGCACCACCAACGCCGTAAGCAGGGACGCGACACCGAAGGTGACGAAGGCCGCGATGACCGGGTTGCGGAGAAGACTCACGACTGCGAAAGGCTTCTCAGCTGAAGGCTCAGGGCGTGGCTGGGGGGATGGAACGCCGACAGCGCACAGGCCAAGGCGGGATGGTTCATCACAGGGTGAGCCATGGGCCTGGTTGTCCTGGCGAGCAGCTTAGGGAGGAGGGGCAGCTCAGACCGGCTGGGCCACGCGGACCGGGCCGTACAGGGGGAAACGCGAGCACAGCGCCCGGACCCGCTCGCGGCAGCGCAGTTCCACCACGGCGTCCTCGGGATGGAGCAGGCGATCCGCGATCACATCGGCCACTTCCACGAACGCCTCGGCATCGAAGCCACGGGTGGTGAGCGCTGCGCTGCCAACGCGCAGGCCGCTGGTGACGAAAGGCGATTCGGGGTCGAACGGCACCG
It encodes the following:
- a CDS encoding MraY family glycosyltransferase; amino-acid sequence: MSLLRNPVIAAFVTFGVASLLTALVVPLVRRLGLRLGLFDPPDSRKQHSIPMVRLGGVGMVLGFSLALTCIWALGGFGTLSPAKDQLIWTTLAGSLCFFVIGLADDLFALPPLPRLAGQVAVAMVVWSQGVRIGAIDLPFGLFGQPPASLVLPDALSLLATLIWLVGITNAINWIDGLDGLAAGVGGIAAIGLLSVSFSLQQSAAGLLAAALAGACFGFLRHNFNPARIFMGDGGSYFLGFALAAISIVGPAKGLTTVSLLFPLLILSLPLADMSAVIMGRLSEGHSPFYPDRRHLHHRLLRAGFSHRRTVLLIYAFTQWLATLALVAANVEMRFLWLAIATAILIGAVMGSRSHLAAQLPAPPCDGGGNRPS